The sequence TTCCCTCCCTACTCCCATCAGCATATACCAGAGGTTCTCAAAATTTCTCATTTCCTGCTGCCCTCAGTGTGCCTCACTAATTTTCTCAGGGATCACAAGccacaacaaatatttaccatttctgttacCAAGCAGTTCAGTCTAAATAAGTTAATCAGTATTTATCTCCTAAAAATTTAATACCCCATGAAGTGACAATCATTTTGCCTGTTGCTCAGGCCCCAAATCCTGACTTCCCTCTGTCACACTCCACATCCAAACTTACTGGCTCTAAATTGACAAAAAATATTGTCTCTAATTtcacaaatcaaaaatctaaTAACTTCTAACCAGTTCTACCACTACCACCTGACTTTGAGCCATCAGTATTTCTCATCTAGGTTATTACAATAACCTCCTGCTTCTACTATTGCCCTCTACAAAccacacagcaacaaaaaaaaaaagaccctttaaAACCTACATTCTTCTCTTTGAAACAATCCAGTGGCTTCTCATCTCACTCAGACTAAAATTCAAAACTCTCTGTGATCTCCCAAACACTTCTTTATCCCTTTGACTTCATCTCCTACCAGTCTCctcttccagccacactggcctcatttctgttctttgaaCATGTAAGCATGGTTCATCTCAGAGTTCTTGTATTGTTCTCCTGCCTGAATTGCTCTTCCCTTATATAAGGATTTTGGCTAATTTCCTCACTTTTTTCTAGTCCTTTTAGAAAAAACAGCCTCAGTTTCTATCCCATCTAAAATAGTACCCTACTTATTCACTCAATATCTCCTTGCcttgatttttcttcatttatcttcATTAATCACCACACAAAAGAGtctatgttcatttatttatatcttgtcTGTTACTCTCTGGCACCCCATTCAGAATGTAAATCTTCTGAAAATAGAgacttgctttttttgttgttactacTGTATCCTGgttcatattaaattttaatagatattttgaTGCATGAACAGACAGAcaattgaattaattttttgacAACATTCTGAGGCCACATTCAGTTTGTGATGATTGTTTAGAAATTTTAGCAGCACAATGTCAGtgcactttataaatattttcgaGGAATAGGAAAGGACTTCGTTTTGACTATATTACGTATTCTGAAAATGAGTAGTTCTTCAAAGTGTCGATAAACCAAGAGATCAGTTATTTCCTGTAGTATATGCAAGGAATTGCACTCAGATTTATATTTCTAGAGCTAGGGTGAAAGGTGAGTACTGATGGGGTTGAGGGAGAAAAAGTAAGGCCAATTTTGAATGGCTTCATAGCCACTTTGTTCCTCAATGTCAGTGCCTTTAGGAAGTCAAATTACAGATCATGACACGTTGTGCAGGAACCAGTTTTATAACGTCAACTCTTTTTACTAATCAGGCTGAATTGAGTCATTCGCCTTcttgtgaaaataaataatgcattttaatgcTTTTTGGTGTTCATATAGGCATTTTCCATTCAAATGCCAATGCACTTCAGGAAATCTTGTTTCCTATTATTTTATATGGCAGAACTACATACAACaagcttatcaattattttaatGTGAGCAACTAAGCTTTCCATTCCCATAATTAACAATGCATAGCGTTCCTTGTAATGTGTTTTCATGATCGTGGCTAATTGTATGCCCctgataatttttaatgaatttgagGGTATGTATATGGAAATTAATGGacaataaacatgtaaatttATTAGCTGAATTCAATTCAATGCCATTAGTTAAATGAATTTTactatgcaaatatattttaaacactttaGTGATTACTAGTTTACCTACAGGTAGGTTCATTCACCTTCATATTTGAAAGCACTATTACTAAAGAAATGTTGAATTAATTGTCAATAACTGTAGGTAGAAAGCTTGTAATGACAAAAGGGTAATGAATATATAAAAGGATGGTCAATCTTACTAGTggtaaggaaatgcaaatttaaataatGGTAAGATATACTCAGCATTATAAGGAGAGTATATCCCACAATTTAGGGAGTACATTATGTAGGGCCACCATATACAAATGTGCAAGTTGTTTATTTTATCAAGGGTGACAGgccagggagagaaagggaggaagcctGTGCTCCATTAGACAAGCCTCCTGTCCTGGAACAGAGCTGTGTCTACCTAGAAGAATTAGTGCATTTCTTAATTCACATTAAGTTGCTTTGTAGGCTGGTAGAAGTACCTATCAATATTCTAAAAATGTTATACTGTTAGACCTAGCACTTCCATTTATAGAAATCTATGCAATAACATTCCTGTTAACATGTTGtttgttaaagaaatatttttaatagagaaTATGAGGGGCAATTGAATTACCTATCAAGAGGGGAATAATTAAATAAGCCACAATATACATATGTAGTATGGACTAttagtttgcttttaaaaataataaagtaaatctGAAAGTAGTACTATCAGAAGATATTAATGGTATTAccattaaattttaaagttatctaaaaatattaaaaaccacaGTGTCACATACATTTAACTATAGTTACCTCTACACAAAGATACACATGACATGTATATTTCTTCAGTTCTAAAGAATCCTCTATTCTAAGTTATGCAGTCTAagatatttttagaagaaaaagagcACAGGGCACTACATTAAACTTTTTTTAGGTAAATTAAAGTTTAAGTAAATTAAACatttacttgtagactttttcatataatttaaaatatgaaaaatagctCTTAGTGAAAGAATGTGTAACTTCTGTATTATGAGAAACATACATAGGAGAATACAAACTTGAATACTAAGAGTAACTACACTTGAATCATGGAACAAGCAGGTAAGTGGTTCATActtatacagtaagtcccttacataggaaccttcaagttgcgaactttcaaagatgcaaacatgcatctggttccagcaaAGAACCAGAACATGTGCTATCAATGTCAGGAGTCAGTGAAATTGCagttgccctccatctcctattgatGATGattcttcagctctaccatctcccacctcctgtccctgctccagtcagtaactcttcttgcctgttcacttgatgccagcccctgtgtgccagctgttatagtgtacttttcaaggtattatactgtaagattaaaaatgttttctttattttttgtgttcatttgttttatatgtattatttgtgtgaaaagtattatacacCTATTAcggtacagtactatatagccaattgtgttagctgggtacctaggctaactttattggacttacgaacaaattggacttacaaatgcgctctcagaatggaacttgttcatatgtagggggcttactacattttgatacacatatattggCTAATTATCTGCACTGGTCATGTatagctttttaaataattttaggtcAATatacaaagatagtacagattGTTTAATTGGTTAGGGAGATTTTAATATAATCACCTTTTAATAGgtcatggaaattaaaaaaagtcAGAGTGTCCTAAAATATATGAtacttaagtttatttttttattttttttttgctttgtaaacTGCTTTATTAATTTCGTAttatgaaaagaataattttcctaTAACTGGATGAAATTGCCCTGCTGACAGAAAGTTTCACAGAGACAAAGCAATATTCAATTAGAAACTGGTAAGTGGAAACACCAAAAGGTTTACAGgaaaagtaaatcagaaaaactACAAGCATGTAGAGCAGAGGCCACATTACTGACCTCAGGGATAATCTTAGGATTCAAGGTATAAGGCAAAACTCATAATGATTGTCAGGTTCAGGAGTTTGGTAGCGCAAATGATGCCTCATTTGCTGCTTCTTAGTCTTTCTCCTGATTTCCATCATCTGCCCTACGTGCTTTTCTACATCATCCCCCACTTCACTGTGATCAATATGCCTGCTGGGTATGGCCCATCGAAAATTAGGGACAAGTTGTCTAATCTGTCCCAGCCTGACATGTCCTCCAGGCTTCTGGCCTCTACCCCCTCCTAAATCGCGTGATTCCTCTCCATTCTGCAAAGGGGCCTGGTCCCCGCCTTCCTTTTCCTGTTGGGTATTTTCCACGTTGAGATTTTTTACTGCTTGTTCCTCTTTGGACGCCATTGCTCCTGGGCCTATCCTCGCGGTCTCCTGCCCCTCCCGATTCTTGCTGCAAGTGCGCCGCCGCGACACTTCGACTCGCAGATCTGCTCCTCCCGCGCCTCTTACTTTTGGGGGCCACCCCCGGCCCGCACTCCCGCAGGGACCGAGAAGGCAGCGAGCAACACCTCGGTCTACCGTTAGAGCGCGGCGAGCGCCAGTCGGCGCTGGCCGTTCACGTCGGGCCTCCGTCACCGCGGGACGCTGATACTTAAGTTTAAATGAATGGTTATGGGTTAAAATTAGTACTGTAAAACTTATTcacaatttaataaataatatttatttatagtattATGTGCTTAGCACTCTTTAAGGAATGTAATCCAATAATGGAGAAGATTTACACTCTTCTTTCACTCATGAAAGTTATGCTAGAAGTAtttcttatataattataaaggtactagaattttattttaagaatatttgacTAACTACAAAAATAGGTGCTATATTAGGCAATCCTGAAATCATCAGTGAATTCTCAAGAGCAGATGTTGAAATAAACTGAACAATAAATTCATAAccaatgtaaaatgtaaaatttctatCTTTATGTTGCtgaaattttctgtaaaataagtttataaatatgtgttgcataatcaaaactacaatgaggtatcacctcacaccagtcaggatgacCTTCATTAAGAAgtgtacaaataacaaatgctggagaggatgtggagaaaagagaggcttcctacactgttggtgggaatgtaaactgtacagctgctatggaaaacagtatggaggttcctcagaaaattaaaaatagagtttccatatgatccagcaatcccactcctgaacaTATATTTGGACAAAACTacctcaaaaagatacatgaacccctatgttcacagcagcactatacacaatagccaagatatggaagcaacctaaatgtctactgacagatgaatggatacagaagctgtagtacatatacacaatggaatactactcagtcattaaacagaatgaaataatgccacttgtagcaacatggatggacctagagattatcatactaagtgaaataagtcagacaaagacaaataccatatgatattacttatatgtggaatctaaaatatgacataaatgaacttactaatgaaacagaaacagagtcacagacatagagaacagacttgtggttgccaaggtttgGGGGTAAAGGATGGATTGGTTGTTTGGgattagaagatgcaaactattatatatagaatggataaacaacaaggtcctactgtatagcacagggaattatattcaatatcctgtaatgaaccatagtggaaaagaatatgaaaaagaatatatatatatacatatatatatgtatatatatatctctgaatcactttgctatacagcagaaactaacacaacactgtaaatcaactacacttcagtaaaataaatttgaaaaatatgtgttgcatcaaagaggaaataaacattaCATGTAGAAGTAGTTTGCATAgtagtttgaaaaataataaaataagaatcttAACCATTAAGGGGAACAAAGCTACAATCACAAACTTACATTACCACTTACCATTAAATGATTCattaaataagaaagaatgaagaaaagttatTACATCAGAAAATACAAGTTAGAAAAGTAAAGCAAAGCAAATCCCCACCTTCATAAAATCAGGGGGAAAAGGtagtgaagaaagaaagagagagaagggagaaagggagggagggagggagagagaaaaggaaggaaggaaggaaagtaggTCAAACCTGGATACAGAAAGAAgcaatagcattttaaaataaattggagAACTGATTCCTTAACGAAAGATTTCTAACACTTTGTGAAAATTATATTCTAACAGTGTATAAATAAAGTAGATATATAACAAGAGATAAGAGAGATTTTTCTAAGTATGAGAAAAACTtgcaagaaataaaaagacatgaaaaactTTTACCAAATATAAATACCATCCATATTTTTAGGTGTAATTTGAGTTAAATATTAGATTTAACAtataaacaatacaaatgaacttatttacaaaacagaaatagactcacagacatagaaaacaaacttattgttaccaaaggggatgccaaatggggggagggggagaggtaaactaggagtttgggattaacagatacacactactatatataaaatagataaacaacaaagatctactgtatagcacaaggaaatgtactcaatgtcttgtaacaacttataatggaaaacaatctgaaaaagaatatgtgtatatagatatagataactgaatcactttgctgtacacttgaaactaacacaacattgtaaattaactatacttctattttaaaaatgataaaaaaaaaaaaaccagcagcaAAAAAACATAGGCCAACCAAActtggaaagaaatgaaacaaaaatgaaactggaaaataatGCAATTAATCGTATAAATAGGCCAAGGTGAATATCATATGACTATCTTTATAAACACTAataggtcatttaaaaaaatttggtatCTGTTTGTgactaaaatttttagaaattaacatGTTCCAATAAATGATACAAAACTCTTTCAAACCAatagagaacatttttaaaatagtgaatcaTTAATTAAACCACATTGAAAGCTGAATCAAGTAATAAATAACCGTATTTGAATGGGGGGATCAAGATGGCGAAGTAGGAGAAGCTGGAGCTAACcttctcccacaaatacatcaaaaagagatctatatgtggaacagttctcacagaaaactaactggaaagTGGCAGACAAACTCCTATTCAACtaaagctgcaagaaagatctccatgtaaccaggaaagacagaaaaaacaaaaaaggccttGGGTTAGGGCATTTGTCTCAGGGAAGGATCTGTTTGGAAGAGATAGTCCACATGCGTGGACTTTCGCCCTGGAGAGTGAGCAGGTCAAGGCAAGATCTGGGCATTTCAGTCCTGGTGTCTTGCACAGAGGAGAGAAGTTCCCTTGCCTGCTGGGAAATCCCCTGAGACAGAAGGGCTGGAGAAGCCTAGACTGTACTGCAAGCATGCAGGCATGCAGGCATGCTAACAATCAGGCAGAGAGCCTTGCACTGGTGGCTGTTGCGTTTCCGCCCTTCCCAATACAAAGGGGCAAAcaccctggccccgccccctccaaACCACAGCCTACCATCAGATCTGGGGAAAGATTTGGTCTAGCTATGCAGAGGCAGAGAGGGGCACCTGGAGTATATCCTGAAGGAGGCTTGGAGGCCATTGTCAGCATGCACACGGGATGCAGCCACAAGAGCACGCAGCACCTAAGTGCTGAATCTCTAGCAGGCAGGCGCTGGGTAGGAGTACACAATGGTTCATTTCCCAGAGAGAACACCCTGGCTCTGTCCACTCTAAAAGGCAGCTTAGTGCTAGATCTGGGGCAGACAGATCCTGGGAGAAGTCTGCCACAGAGGCAGCCAGATCTCAAGCTGCAGTGCAACTACCTCAATTCTTGCAGCCACAATGCCCTGATGCCTGACACCAGCCTACTCCACACCATAGCCTTGCACTAGATCTGGGATGAACACAACAGAGAAAGGGACGTGACCTTGGGCTACTACTGAGTGGACCCTAGGATACCTGCTCAGGTGGTGCATAGGTTCTCTGTGACCACATGTGTCTCACTTGCTTCAGCAATCACCTCCTCTGGGGCAGGGCACACACTCAAGGGCTACAGAGTCTGATCAAACCTGACCCTTAGGGCTCCTACTCCAACTGTGGAGCAGACCCTTCCCCCAATGGCAGCAACAGCCACAGAGTAGGGAGGAAGCCCCTTCTCACATCATGCACAGGCTTTAAATATCCCAAGACCAACCACACCCCTATCAAGGGTATAGTGACCAGCACACTCAGGAAAGATGTGGCTGGTATCCATACAAAAACCAGCCTTTGAACCAAAAATACTGGACACGGACAGTTAACAAAGGGACACTTCCACATAaaaaacaccccttcaagacaACAGCAGCTAACTCTTTCTCCTAAATTCAGAGGTAGAGAAAGAtaggtaaaatgaaaagacagagaaactaatcccaattaaaagaataaaagaaatcagctgaaagaacaaataatgaaacagacctcACCAGTCTACAAGATTCTGAGATCAAAAAGGacgtaataaaaatgctaaaggaattaagaaaaaatattaatagaaaatgcagatcactgtaacaagaaGCTAGAAACTATAAAACAAGCCATTCAAAAATAGtcaatttgggcttccctggtggcgcagtggttgagagtccgcctgccgatgcaggggacacaggttcatgtcctggtccaggaagatcccacatgccgcagagcggctgggcccgtgagccatggcctctgagcctgcgcgtccagagcctgtgctccgcaatgggagaggccacaacagtgagaggcctgcataccgtaaaaaacaaaaaaaaaagacaattcaatTGCTGAGATAAAAACCAATCTAGgagcaatgaatagcagactaaatgacacagaagatCAGATAAGTGATCTGacagacagaataatggaaattacaCAATCagaacaaaagacagaaagacaaataaaaaaaataagagcaatgTGCAAGATCTGTGGGATGATATAATGTATGCCAACTTACAcataataggggttccagaaggagaagagaaagacaagggGATCAAaagtgtatttgaagaaattatggttgaaaatttcccaaacataaaggaagaaacaaatatccaggtacagaaagcacagagggtcccaaataAGATggacccaaacagacccacaccaagacatatcataattaaaatggcaaaaattgaagataaagagaggattctaaaagcagagagagaaaaacagtcatATACATGGGAATTTCCTTAAGGCTCTCAGcttatttctctgcagaaactttgcaggccactAGGAAGTGGCAGGGTATATTCAAagttctgaaaaggaaaaacctgcatcctaggatactctacccagaaagattatcatttagaatagaaggaatgACATAtcatttctcagacaagcaaaaattaacagaattcAGCAATAGTAAACCAAccctaaagaaatattaaaggatcttaactaaacagaaaagaagcaagacTCTATAGGAGagggaaaatcacaataggaaaggaaaacatataaAGGGATCAAAGATCACTTACATATCAGgacatagattaaaaaaagttGTAGAAGtggttataattaaaattaatagtaaaagGATAAGCATGTAAAAcaggacatcaaaatcacaaaatgtgagGGAGGAATGTATAAAAGTTTAggtcttttagaatgtgtttgaacttgaatgattatcagtttaaagcaagtagatatagttatgggtCAACATACTTGAACTcaatggtaaccacaaatcaaaaacatacaatagattccaaaaaccaaacagaaaggaactcaagcatactacaaatgaaaaacatcaaaccacaaaggaaaaacaaaaagaagaagaaatgaagaactaTAAATACGATTGGAAAACAGGTGataagatggcaaataagtacatacctatcaataattactttaaatgtcaatggactaaatactcccgtcaaaagacacagagttacagattggattaaaaaacaagaacatacatcatgctgcctacaagagacccacttaagggTGAAATACATGCACAGACTGAACATgaatggatggaaaaagatatttcatgcaaatggaaacaagaaagtgggggtaggAATattcacatcagataaaatagactgtaaaacaaAGGCCGtaaagacaaaagacaaaaaatacaaaatttttttttgccctttGTAAAGACAAAAAAGGGCATTGTGTAATGATAAAGGGATAGAGACAAGAAaaggatattattttatttgacaataatacaataatagtagaagactttaacactccacttacatcaatgggcagatcatccagaaagaagattaataaggcaacagaggtcctaaaATGATACAACAGACTGGTTGGACTTAATCTACAGCATACTACATCCAAAAAAAGTAacaaccccaaaaaacaaaaaaacagaataaacattcttttcaagcacacagaGAATCTTCTCTAGGATAgacatactaggtcacaaaacaagcctcaataaatttaagagaatagaaGTTAtttcaattatcttttctgaccacaatgatatgaaactagaaatcaaccacaggagAAGTATGAACACATGGAGACAAACCAAAATGCTATTAAAAAGCGAATgggtcaaagatgaaatcaaggaagaaatcagaaaatactttgagacaaatgaaaatgaaaagacaatcttacaaaatctatgggatgcagcaaaaactgttctaagagtgaagttcatagtaatacaggccttcctcaataaacgagaaaaatctcaaaaaatacCCGAACtcaccacctaaaagaattagagaaagaagaacaaattaaatccaaagtcagcagaatgaaaataaagataggagaggaaataaatagagatccaaaaaggaatagaaaaaatcttccataaaaccaagagctgtttttataaaaatgtaaatgaaattgacaaacctctaacCAGGCTCacctagaagaaaagaaacaggactcaaataaacaaaataagaaatgaaagaggaaaaataacaaatgataccacagaaatgcaaaaatcataagagaataccatGGACAATTGCATGAAAACAccggacaacctagaagaaatggaaaagtttctagaaacatacagcctgccaaaattgagacaagaagaaacagatagtTTGAAAGGACCAATCACTAGacatgaaatagaatctgtaataataattttaaaaaatccctgaaAAATAAAGTACAGGACTAGAAGGTTTCATTGGTttattctaccaaacatacaaataacttatacctatccttctccaaCTATTCCAAAtgattgaagaggaaggaatactctcAGATTTATTttgtgaagccaccatcacccttacaCCAAACCCAgaaaaagacaccacaaaaaaagaaaattaaaggccagtatctttgattaacatacagtatttgcaaaaatccttaacaaaatattagcaaaccaaatccagcaatacataaaaacgatcatactccatgatcaatTTAGGTTCATTCTAGGATCTCAAGAATGGtccaacatatgcaaatcaataaaggTGATACATCACATAATAAAaaggtcatctcaatagatgtggaaaaagcatttgataaaattcaacatccattcatgattaaaaaaactctcaccaaagtagTTATAAATGGAAGATATCTCAGTATAATAAAAACCATTGACGATGAATCCACAGCCAACATAcccttcaatggtgaaaagctgaaagccttcacACTAAactcaggagcaagacaaggatgcccactctcacctgtctattcaacataataatggaagtcctagccatacaagaaaagaaaaattttaaaaaggtatccaaactggaagagataaaactgtcactatctgcagatgacatgatactatatagagaaaaccctaaagtctccacacaaaaattactagaactaataaattaattcagcaaggtagcagaatacaagattaacatacagaaatctgttgtatttccttacactaataatgaaatatcagaaagagaaagtaaaaaatgaatcctgtttaaaatcatgtcaaaaaaaaaacctagggatAAACTTAACCATGGATGTGAAAGGACCTAtatgctaaaaactataaaatattgataaaggaaattgaagatgattcaaattGAAATGGAAAGAAGTCCCacgctcttggactggaagaattaatattgttaaaatggccatactacctaaagcaatctacagatttaatgccatccctatcaaaacaccaatgacatttttcacagaaaaagaataaataatcctaataTTTATTTGGAACTACCGAAGGCCTAGAATtgcaaaagcaatcctgagaaaaaacaacaaaactggaggcattaTCCTTCCAgatttcagattatactacaaatctacagtgatcaaaatagtgtggtattggcacaaaagtagacatatagatcaatgggacagaatacagagcccagaaataaacccatgcacttacagttaattaatctatgacaaaggaggcaagaatatacaatggagaaaacagtgTCTTCAACAAGTGTTGTTGGGAAAGActgaacagatacatgtaaatcaatgaaattaaaacaatccctcacaccatgtacaaaaataaactgaaaataatttaaattcttaaatataagatatgataccataaaactgctagaagagaacataggcaaaacattttctgacataaatcttagaaatattttctgagattatctcccaaggcaaaagaaataaaagtaaaaataaacaaatgggacttaatcaaacttaaaagcttttgcacagcaaaggaaaccatcaacaaaatgaaaggacaaactacagaatgggagaaaatatttaaaaatgatatgaccaacaaggagttaatatccaaaatatacaaacagctcataacaACTCAATAgcgaaaaaacaacccaatcaaaaaaatgggcagaagacctaaatagatatttctccaaagaagacatatatatggccaacaagcacatgaaaagatgctcaacattgctaaatttttagagaaatgtaaaccaaaacctcaatgaggtatcacctcacatcagtcagaatgactatcaaaaagtcttcaaataataaatgctggagagggtatggagaaagt comes from Delphinus delphis chromosome 1, mDelDel1.2, whole genome shotgun sequence and encodes:
- the LOC132421655 gene encoding protein BEX4-like, with the translated sequence MASKEEQAVKNLNVENTQQEKEGGDQAPLQNGEESRDLGGGRGQKPGGHVRLGQIRQLVPNFRWAIPSRHIDHSEVGDDVEKHVGQMMEIRRKTKKQQMRHHLRYQTPEPDNHYEFCLIP